The following proteins are encoded in a genomic region of Pseudomonadota bacterium:
- a CDS encoding helix-turn-helix domain-containing protein: MKKELFEELVESVKQGGVILKSTIEASRSTEIPDSEVRSIRERYGLSQDKFASLLGISVATLRNWEQGRRRPEGPARVLLRVAAEHPEVILRSAKHEKVTKLA; this comes from the coding sequence ATGAAGAAGGAGCTATTTGAAGAACTGGTTGAGAGCGTCAAACAGGGCGGTGTGATTCTCAAAAGCACAATAGAGGCTTCCCGGAGCACCGAGATTCCCGACTCCGAAGTGCGGAGTATACGGGAACGTTATGGTCTATCTCAAGACAAGTTTGCTTCTCTCCTCGGGATAAGCGTTGCTACTCTGCGCAACTGGGAACAAGGTCGTCGGAGGCCGGAAGGACCTGCCCGTGTATTGTTGAGGGTTGCTGCCGAACATCCAGAAGTCATATTGAGGAGTGCAAAGCACGAGAAAGTGACAAAACTGGCATAA
- a CDS encoding ABC transporter substrate-binding protein: protein MKKILAISTLFFVMFFLTTNVGLTQGTSKIAKEPYIIGGIFPLTGGLSWLGVYKKKGADLKVELINKAGGINGHPLELISYDDQSSPEQAAKVAQRLISKDKAIAIIGTASVPVSGAVASLGNKYKIPVIIGSGYSVDPEKDKFIFNSAHKTDFACARPFQYFKGQGITKVALLMPIGSLGELGSNLARKYAPMYGITIIGEEKFDIKAPDVTSQLAKLRTLNPQAIFSFCTGEPAALVARNMSQMNMNIPLLVSHGNANPGFLKLVSNLTIPVIVPAGRAAAPEEVPDNDPCKKVVVEFSKAHMQKYGEPANYYSAEMVDAIDLIAAALKTAGSSDGEKLRDAIEKTKGFVGMQGIYNFSPTDHHGTVLDDMMVLGIKNGKWIVLLK, encoded by the coding sequence ATGAAAAAGATTTTAGCAATAAGCACTTTATTTTTTGTTATGTTTTTTCTGACCACGAACGTTGGTCTGACACAAGGGACTTCGAAAATTGCAAAAGAACCTTATATAATCGGTGGAATCTTTCCGTTAACAGGGGGTTTATCATGGCTGGGAGTATACAAAAAGAAGGGGGCTGACCTCAAGGTGGAGTTGATTAACAAGGCTGGCGGCATCAATGGTCACCCGCTGGAGTTGATTTCCTATGATGACCAGTCGTCTCCTGAACAGGCGGCCAAGGTAGCTCAAAGACTGATATCCAAGGATAAAGCCATTGCTATAATAGGTACAGCAAGTGTGCCGGTCTCCGGTGCAGTTGCCTCCCTTGGCAACAAGTATAAGATCCCTGTCATCATAGGATCAGGCTACTCGGTAGACCCTGAGAAGGATAAGTTTATTTTTAATTCAGCCCACAAAACCGATTTTGCATGCGCGCGCCCTTTTCAGTACTTTAAGGGACAGGGAATCACAAAGGTAGCGCTTCTGATGCCCATAGGTTCTCTCGGTGAATTGGGAAGTAATCTGGCAAGGAAATATGCTCCTATGTATGGCATAACCATTATTGGCGAAGAAAAATTTGATATAAAAGCCCCCGATGTAACATCGCAGCTTGCCAAACTGCGCACGCTTAACCCGCAGGCAATCTTCTCCTTTTGTACAGGCGAGCCGGCAGCCCTTGTGGCGAGAAATATGTCACAGATGAATATGAATATTCCTTTGCTCGTGTCCCATGGCAATGCAAACCCGGGATTCCTTAAACTTGTATCCAACCTGACCATTCCTGTTATCGTGCCTGCAGGCAGAGCCGCAGCGCCCGAAGAGGTCCCGGATAATGATCCTTGCAAGAAAGTTGTAGTGGAGTTCAGCAAAGCCCATATGCAAAAGTACGGCGAACCGGCCAATTATTATTCAGCAGAAATGGTGGACGCCATTGACCTGATTGCAGCCGCTTTGAAGACTGCCGGATCTTCGGACGGAGAGAAGCTACGCGATGCCATTGAAAAAACTAAAGGCTTTGTCGGGATGCAGGGGATTTATAATTTTTCGCCAACCGACCACCATGGCACTGTCCTCGATGATATGATGGTTCTTGGAATAAAGAATGGGAAATGGATTGTGCTCCTTAAGTAA
- a CDS encoding branched-chain amino acid ABC transporter permease, translated as MGDISHLVQFFFSGLTTGSIYALIAVSLVIVYKVSQLICFSQGEFFIFGALTMVTLTSKGIPMPLAFVLSILITMAIGALIQQALIRPIQGSSIGALIVMTIAISLALRGLAMLIWGRESHILRPFTQGAPLQIFGATLQLQVFWIVGITAVILLLIWLFFEKTSFGIAMRACAENPLGASLMGISVQKAALFAWAWGSGIGALAGIAVAPLMFMQYTSGVMPMVKGFIAMSIGGLSSIVGSVIAGLLLGIIESYTIGVISSKFSDTIVFALLMVVLIARPNGLFSKS; from the coding sequence ATGGGTGACATTTCACATCTCGTTCAGTTTTTCTTTAGTGGACTTACCACGGGTAGCATTTACGCCCTGATAGCTGTCAGCCTGGTAATTGTTTACAAGGTGTCGCAGTTAATCTGCTTCTCCCAGGGAGAGTTTTTTATTTTCGGGGCTCTAACCATGGTTACACTCACGTCCAAAGGGATCCCGATGCCCCTTGCTTTTGTCCTCTCCATTCTTATTACTATGGCCATCGGGGCGCTTATTCAACAGGCACTGATACGACCGATTCAGGGTTCCTCCATCGGGGCATTAATTGTTATGACAATCGCCATTTCCCTTGCGCTAAGAGGGTTGGCAATGTTGATTTGGGGCAGGGAATCACATATTCTCCGTCCATTCACGCAAGGTGCGCCACTACAGATCTTTGGTGCAACTCTTCAACTACAGGTATTCTGGATTGTCGGGATAACCGCCGTTATTCTGCTCCTTATATGGCTTTTTTTTGAAAAAACCTCTTTTGGAATAGCCATGCGGGCATGTGCGGAAAATCCCCTTGGGGCAAGCCTGATGGGCATTAGTGTCCAGAAGGCTGCGCTTTTTGCATGGGCATGGGGGTCCGGAATAGGGGCGTTGGCTGGTATTGCCGTTGCCCCTCTTATGTTCATGCAATATACCAGCGGGGTAATGCCCATGGTGAAGGGATTTATCGCTATGTCCATAGGGGGCTTGAGCAGCATTGTAGGATCTGTGATTGCCGGTCTCCTGCTCGGCATCATCGAGTCATATACAATAGGGGTTATTTCTTCCAAATTTTCTGATACCATTGTTTTCGCATTGCTGATGGTGGTTCTTATAGCGAGACCAAACGGGCTTTTCAGTAAATCATAG
- a CDS encoding branched-chain amino acid ABC transporter permease — MEKIRKAWWLIPVVLIILYPVTIGGKSAYWSGILVFAGIYVILAVGLDLLMGFTGQISVGHAAFFAVGAYTSAVLTVKYGFSPLLAMFVGMLLSGTLAWMIGKPVLALKEYYLAMATLAFNEIIITLIVGFENITGGASGLRDIPPFSIFGLVLDNHLHYYYFVWAVVLIVIACSVLIIRSPFGRTLVAIHSDEVAASTFGVDCAKYKTRVFVLANVFASIAGSLFAHYMGFIAPDDFGVSTSVNILVMLFLGGIGTIYGPILGAIFLKLLPEITYLVQDYELLLNGVILIIVLVFMPKGMYGIFMTLRNRIFARVGK; from the coding sequence ATGGAAAAAATAAGAAAAGCCTGGTGGTTGATCCCTGTAGTTCTTATTATTTTATATCCCGTAACCATTGGTGGAAAATCGGCTTACTGGAGCGGTATACTTGTTTTTGCCGGCATCTATGTTATTTTAGCGGTGGGCCTTGATTTGCTGATGGGCTTTACAGGCCAGATATCTGTTGGCCATGCGGCTTTTTTTGCGGTGGGCGCTTATACATCTGCTGTTCTGACGGTTAAATATGGTTTTTCACCTCTCCTTGCCATGTTTGTTGGTATGCTTTTAAGCGGAACCCTCGCATGGATGATTGGAAAACCTGTCCTGGCTCTGAAAGAGTACTACCTTGCTATGGCAACTCTTGCTTTTAACGAAATCATTATTACGCTTATTGTCGGTTTCGAAAACATAACCGGCGGCGCCTCGGGACTTCGCGACATTCCACCATTCAGCATATTCGGACTTGTTCTTGATAACCACCTCCATTACTATTACTTTGTGTGGGCAGTTGTTCTCATAGTTATTGCGTGCTCTGTACTCATTATACGTTCACCCTTCGGCAGAACTCTGGTCGCTATTCACAGCGACGAGGTAGCAGCGAGCACTTTCGGGGTTGATTGTGCGAAATATAAGACCCGCGTCTTTGTGCTTGCTAATGTTTTTGCTTCAATTGCAGGTTCTCTGTTTGCACATTACATGGGATTTATTGCTCCCGATGATTTTGGTGTTTCAACCTCTGTCAATATTCTTGTTATGCTTTTTCTGGGCGGGATAGGGACTATATATGGTCCAATTCTGGGGGCTATCTTCCTGAAGCTTCTTCCGGAGATAACCTATTTGGTACAGGATTATGAATTATTGCTGAACGGCGTTATCCTTATCATTGTCCTTGTTTTTATGCCGAAGGGCATGTATGGCATCTTCATGACGTTGAGAAACAGGATTTTTGCAAGGGTAGGTAAATGA